Proteins encoded by one window of Streptococcus sanguinis:
- a CDS encoding DUF3173 domain-containing protein produces MDNNLISNKELIEMGYRPHTANDIIHQARELLVSRGYTFYNRKRLMVVPKSVVNEILGTEVA; encoded by the coding sequence ATGGACAATAATTTAATTAGTAACAAAGAATTAATTGAAATGGGCTATCGCCCTCATACAGCAAATGATATCATTCATCAGGCAAGAGAATTACTTGTCTCACGAGGCTATACATTTTATAATCGCAAACGTTTGATGGTTGTTCCAAAAAGTGTTGTAAATGAGATTCTAGGAACTGAGGTGGCGTAA
- a CDS encoding helix-turn-helix domain-containing protein: protein MTFIIQNFGPNLARLRIEKGVSQTQLAEDLGIGKQSISDYEKQKSYPTFANLDKIAEYFNATPTQLFGTSKEIELEKSVLESNEYSDKVSEILKAVKYIEHFLHTDGQYLEDLLYLTRGNQLYTEDGKELYIDPTSQKRTLHTQYEPGFIVARDKSPLELLIENKELFDK from the coding sequence ATGACCTTTATTATTCAAAATTTTGGACCCAATTTGGCACGATTGCGCATAGAAAAAGGAGTAAGCCAAACTCAACTAGCTGAAGATTTAGGAATCGGTAAACAGTCCATCTCTGATTACGAAAAACAAAAAAGCTATCCTACCTTTGCAAATTTGGATAAGATAGCGGAATATTTTAATGCAACTCCAACCCAACTCTTTGGAACGAGTAAAGAGATTGAGTTAGAAAAGAGTGTTCTTGAATCTAATGAATACTCTGATAAAGTAAGTGAAATCTTAAAAGCTGTCAAATACATCGAGCATTTCCTACATACTGATGGACAGTACTTAGAGGATTTACTTTACCTAACAAGAGGCAACCAACTATACACAGAAGATGGAAAAGAGTTGTATATTGATCCAACTTCTCAGAAAAGAACACTTCATACCCAATATGAACCTGGTTTTATTGTAGCAAGAGATAAATCCCCACTAGAACTCTTAATTGAAAATAAGGAATTGTTTGATAAATAG
- a CDS encoding DUF308 domain-containing protein yields MKFSNRLLLFLAGVVFVLLGLFLFTNPVANLVAYSWWIAFSLLVSSIAAILGYFSAPKELRSPVYLFQGFVSLLLALYLVAYGFLTLPVVIPTIVGIWLIVEAIIAFFKGNRLGLIFPIIGSNITWVALLEFLLGLVILFNPVATGVFVVYVIAFAFLVTGFTYIIEVFRK; encoded by the coding sequence ATGAAATTTTCTAATCGTTTACTGCTATTCCTTGCAGGAGTTGTTTTTGTCCTTTTAGGACTTTTCCTATTTACAAACCCAGTAGCTAATCTTGTTGCTTACAGCTGGTGGATTGCATTTAGTTTACTGGTTTCTTCTATAGCAGCTATTTTAGGCTATTTCTCTGCACCAAAAGAGCTTCGCTCACCTGTTTATCTTTTCCAAGGATTTGTTAGTCTTCTCTTAGCTCTTTACCTCGTTGCTTATGGCTTTTTGACCCTGCCGGTCGTCATTCCGACCATTGTAGGAATTTGGTTAATTGTAGAAGCCATTATTGCTTTCTTTAAAGGCAATCGTCTAGGATTGATTTTCCCTATTATTGGTAGCAATATCACGTGGGTAGCCTTGCTTGAATTTTTACTAGGTCTAGTGATTCTGTTCAATCCAGTGGCTACAGGTGTCTTTGTCGTTTATGTCATTGCCTTTGCATTTTTAGTTACTGGCTTCACCTACATTATTGAGGTCTTTCGTAAATAG
- a CDS encoding low temperature requirement protein A, translating into MTTLIKHKRVEFSELFYDLVFVFAISKVTTLIEHLHNGILTWNSFLDFFMAVLVLTDSWMIQTIYTNRYGKNSLFNMVIMFIKMGLLLFIANMIGPDWQQYFHYLCWAVGTLTFTLFLQYLVEFFRKSTDNVERESIKGFLWITGLGSLGVYLAALLPIYVGVSVLFASILLTFIMPIILLSKDKHYQVNLPHLIERISLLVIITFGEMIMELANFFTIENFSIYSVLYFIIMLSLFLFYFGQFDHAIDEKSNQKGLFLIYSHYPIFIGLIMMTVSMSFLLNPEANLLFATSFSYIGFGLFQAAVLVNGPYNKHYLRYSKSYYCVQATLYLAALILSLIFASNPIIVVSITTILALAIAIHFIYFYVTQNKKYSKSNWGFF; encoded by the coding sequence ATGACAACTCTTATTAAACATAAACGTGTAGAATTTTCAGAACTTTTTTATGACCTAGTTTTTGTTTTTGCAATTTCAAAAGTAACTACTTTAATTGAGCATCTTCATAACGGTATTTTGACTTGGAATTCTTTCCTTGATTTTTTCATGGCTGTCTTGGTTCTCACTGATTCATGGATGATTCAAACCATTTATACCAATCGCTATGGAAAGAACTCTTTATTTAACATGGTAATCATGTTTATCAAAATGGGACTTTTACTCTTTATAGCCAATATGATTGGACCTGATTGGCAACAATATTTTCATTATCTTTGTTGGGCTGTTGGTACATTAACCTTTACCTTATTTTTACAATATTTGGTTGAATTTTTTAGAAAATCAACCGATAATGTTGAACGGGAAAGTATCAAAGGTTTTCTATGGATAACAGGTCTAGGAAGTTTAGGAGTCTATCTAGCAGCTCTTCTTCCTATTTACGTTGGAGTCTCTGTCTTATTTGCTAGTATTCTGCTAACATTTATTATGCCAATTATCTTGCTTAGTAAAGATAAGCATTACCAGGTAAATCTCCCCCATTTAATCGAGCGCATCTCCCTTCTTGTCATTATTACGTTTGGAGAGATGATTATGGAGCTAGCTAACTTCTTTACAATCGAGAATTTCTCGATTTATTCGGTTCTTTATTTCATTATTATGCTTTCTCTGTTCTTGTTTTATTTTGGTCAATTCGACCATGCTATTGATGAAAAATCTAATCAAAAGGGACTATTTCTAATTTACAGTCACTATCCTATTTTCATTGGACTTATTATGATGACCGTTTCGATGAGTTTTCTTCTGAATCCTGAAGCTAATCTTCTCTTTGCAACCAGCTTCTCTTATATCGGATTTGGCCTCTTTCAAGCTGCTGTCCTAGTAAATGGGCCCTATAACAAACACTATCTTCGCTATTCGAAAAGTTACTACTGTGTCCAAGCGACACTCTATCTGGCTGCCTTGATTCTCTCTTTAATCTTTGCTTCTAATCCTATAATAGTAGTGAGTATAACAACCATTTTAGCTCTAGCTATAGCCATTCATTTTATTTATTTTTATGTGACACAGAATAAAAAATATTCCAAATCTAACTGGGGGTTCTTTTAA
- a CDS encoding Cna B-type domain-containing protein → MKKISHTIARFFSVAFVLLFSLFSSSQSARANTVDDVITSINVYNQKGEELTDSLSPWEKFQIDANFAFNYGKVQPGDTTTIGLPVEFALEGADFEVKDDDGNLVATAVVDASSKQLTLTYTDYVLTRSHIEGKVHLLARVDHNVVRDKGSIPLKLIVGKKIIEYGKIDYKGLPGQATPYTFIKYGWNNADNIKSITYSLNINQQNQELDNVVISDTLGFNTGEIDLNSFQILKGSWVVDPADNSYRLSQQREDVTGNYTINLAADKRSFTINMGHIGANEGFYVRYRVNFPTIPADGTVFPNDAILRADNIEEQKSSVAVRYQRANGYAHGDIYGVQVTKKDEAGKPLAGAEFTLYDEDGVTVVQKATSDANGIASFSNLIKEHYVIKETKAPAGYQLSDEEIQVNAAQLKNYGSGIIYKDFTNRQALITASGTKTWNDDNDKDGKRPDKITVRLYANGVEVASKEVGPNAQGEWKYEFTDLPATGADGKDIVYSVTEDRVYGYTATVDGMNITNTPVPGVPQPPKPSSDNSSKSSSSSSSSSSSSTTSSSSSSTGSTVVIIESDDGSGGGNASNVGTKKVLPKAGENASWIMIAAGVALVGLVGFIAFRAKKK, encoded by the coding sequence ATGAAAAAAATATCTCATACTATTGCGCGCTTTTTCTCAGTAGCCTTTGTGCTCCTCTTTAGCCTGTTTTCTAGCAGTCAATCTGCCAGAGCTAACACGGTAGATGATGTTATCACATCAATCAATGTCTACAATCAGAAGGGTGAAGAACTGACTGACAGCCTTTCCCCTTGGGAAAAATTTCAAATTGATGCAAACTTTGCCTTCAATTACGGCAAGGTTCAGCCAGGAGATACTACTACCATTGGCCTTCCTGTTGAGTTTGCCTTGGAGGGAGCTGATTTTGAAGTCAAAGATGATGACGGTAATCTCGTAGCGACAGCTGTGGTTGATGCAAGCTCTAAGCAGCTTACACTGACTTATACAGACTATGTCCTGACTCGCTCTCATATTGAAGGAAAAGTTCACCTTTTAGCTCGTGTTGACCATAATGTGGTTCGAGATAAAGGCTCAATCCCTCTGAAACTTATCGTTGGCAAGAAGATCATTGAGTATGGGAAAATTGACTACAAAGGTCTTCCTGGCCAAGCAACTCCTTATACTTTCATAAAATACGGCTGGAATAATGCGGATAATATCAAGAGCATTACTTACAGCCTGAATATCAACCAACAAAATCAAGAACTGGATAATGTTGTTATTTCAGATACTCTGGGCTTTAATACCGGAGAAATAGATCTTAACAGCTTCCAAATCCTTAAAGGTTCATGGGTTGTTGACCCAGCTGATAACTCTTACCGACTAAGCCAGCAGCGCGAGGATGTGACAGGAAACTACACGATTAATCTTGCGGCTGACAAGCGCTCCTTTACCATTAACATGGGACATATCGGTGCTAATGAAGGCTTCTATGTCCGCTACCGTGTTAATTTCCCAACAATTCCGGCTGACGGAACAGTCTTCCCGAATGATGCTATCTTGCGAGCAGATAATATTGAAGAGCAAAAATCTTCGGTTGCTGTCCGCTACCAACGTGCAAACGGCTATGCACATGGGGATATCTATGGTGTACAGGTGACTAAGAAAGATGAAGCTGGTAAACCTTTGGCAGGTGCTGAATTCACATTGTACGATGAAGATGGTGTGACTGTTGTTCAAAAAGCAACTAGCGATGCTAACGGGATTGCTTCTTTCAGCAACTTGATTAAAGAGCATTATGTGATTAAGGAAACCAAGGCACCAGCAGGCTACCAACTGTCAGATGAAGAGATTCAGGTCAATGCCGCTCAGCTCAAGAATTATGGTTCTGGTATTATTTACAAAGACTTTACCAACCGTCAGGCCTTGATTACCGCTTCAGGGACCAAGACTTGGAATGACGACAATGATAAAGATGGCAAACGTCCAGACAAGATTACGGTTCGTCTCTATGCTAACGGTGTTGAAGTTGCTTCTAAGGAAGTCGGTCCAAATGCGCAGGGCGAGTGGAAGTATGAGTTTACTGACTTGCCAGCGACCGGCGCAGATGGAAAAGATATTGTCTACTCAGTTACTGAAGACCGTGTTTATGGTTATACAGCTACTGTTGATGGTATGAACATTACCAATACACCAGTTCCAGGAGTTCCGCAACCGCCGAAACCTAGCTCGGACAATAGCTCTAAGAGCAGCTCTAGTTCAAGTAGCTCAAGCAGCAGTAGCACGACTTCTAGCTCAAGCAGCAGTACAGGAAGCACTGTTGTGATCATCGAATCAGACGATGGTAGTGGCGGAGGAAATGCCTCTAATGTTGGAACCAAGAAAGTTCTCCCTAAAGCGGGTGAGAATGCTAGCTGGATCATGATTGCTGCTGGAGTAGCTCTAGTAGGCTTGGTAGGCTTCATTGCCTTCCGTGCCAAGAAGAAATAA
- the groL gene encoding chaperonin GroEL (60 kDa chaperone family; promotes refolding of misfolded polypeptides especially under stressful conditions; forms two stacked rings of heptamers to form a barrel-shaped 14mer; ends can be capped by GroES; misfolded proteins enter the barrel where they are refolded when GroES binds) encodes MAKDIKFSADARSSMVRGVDILANTVKVTLGPKGRNVVLEKSFGSPLITNDGVTIAKEIELEDHFENMGAKLVSEVASKTNDIAGDGTTTATVLTQAIVREGIKNVTAGANPIGIRRGIEAAVATAVEALKSNSVPVSNKEAIAQVAAVSSRSEKVGEYISEAMEKVGNDGVITIEESKGMETELDVVEGMQFDRGYLSQYMVTDNEKMVAELDNPYILITDKKISNIQEILPLLENILKTNRPLLIVADDVDGEALPTLVLNKIRGTFNVVAVKAPGFGDRRKAMLEDIAILTGGTVITDDLGLELKDATIEALGQASKVTVDKDSTVIVEGSGNPEAIANRVAVIKSQIESSTSEFDREKLQERLAKLSGGVAVIKVGAATETELKEMKLRIEDALNATRAAVEEGIVSGGGTAYINVLDAVAGLELAGDEATGRNIVLRALEEPVRQIALNAGFEGSIVIDRLKNSEVGTGFNAATGEWVNMIEAGIIDPVKVTRSALQNAASVASLILTTEAVVANQPEPASPAPAMDPGMMGGMM; translated from the coding sequence ATGGCAAAAGATATTAAATTTTCAGCAGATGCAAGAAGCAGTATGGTTCGTGGAGTTGACATCTTAGCAAATACTGTCAAGGTGACTTTGGGTCCTAAAGGCCGCAATGTCGTTTTGGAAAAATCCTTTGGCTCACCCCTTATCACCAATGACGGTGTAACCATTGCCAAGGAAATCGAACTGGAAGACCATTTTGAAAATATGGGCGCTAAGCTAGTGTCAGAAGTTGCTTCAAAAACCAACGATATCGCTGGTGACGGAACAACAACAGCAACTGTTTTGACGCAGGCTATTGTCCGTGAAGGGATTAAAAATGTTACAGCTGGTGCTAATCCAATTGGTATCCGCCGCGGGATTGAAGCAGCCGTTGCGACAGCTGTTGAAGCCCTGAAATCTAACTCAGTACCAGTTTCCAACAAGGAAGCTATTGCTCAGGTTGCTGCCGTTTCTTCTCGCAGCGAGAAAGTCGGCGAGTACATCTCTGAAGCTATGGAAAAAGTTGGCAATGATGGCGTTATTACCATTGAAGAGTCCAAAGGAATGGAAACTGAGCTGGATGTAGTTGAGGGGATGCAGTTTGACCGCGGCTACTTGTCTCAATATATGGTAACCGACAATGAAAAAATGGTAGCCGAACTGGACAATCCTTACATCTTGATTACTGACAAGAAAATTTCTAACATTCAAGAGATTCTGCCATTATTGGAAAATATCTTGAAGACCAATCGTCCGCTTTTGATTGTCGCAGATGATGTAGATGGTGAAGCTCTGCCAACGCTGGTTCTTAACAAGATTCGCGGAACCTTTAATGTTGTAGCTGTCAAGGCACCAGGCTTTGGTGATCGTCGCAAGGCTATGTTGGAAGATATCGCTATCTTGACGGGCGGTACAGTGATTACAGATGACCTTGGTTTAGAGCTCAAGGACGCTACGATTGAAGCGCTTGGACAAGCTTCCAAAGTCACTGTTGATAAGGACAGCACTGTGATTGTGGAAGGTTCTGGCAATCCAGAAGCCATTGCTAACCGTGTGGCAGTCATTAAGTCACAGATTGAAAGCAGCACTTCTGAGTTTGACCGTGAAAAACTGCAAGAACGTCTGGCTAAATTGTCCGGTGGTGTAGCTGTGATTAAGGTCGGAGCTGCAACCGAAACAGAACTCAAAGAAATGAAACTCCGCATTGAAGATGCCCTTAACGCAACCCGTGCAGCGGTAGAAGAAGGAATCGTCTCAGGTGGGGGTACTGCCTATATCAACGTACTGGACGCTGTTGCAGGTCTTGAGTTGGCAGGGGATGAAGCAACTGGTCGCAACATTGTTCTCCGCGCCTTGGAAGAGCCTGTCCGTCAAATCGCTCTGAATGCAGGTTTTGAAGGTTCAATCGTCATTGACCGTCTGAAAAACTCTGAAGTTGGTACAGGCTTTAATGCTGCGACTGGCGAATGGGTTAACATGATTGAGGCTGGAATCATTGACCCAGTTAAGGTGACTCGTTCAGCCTTGCAAAATGCCGCTTCTGTTGCCAGTCTTATCTTGACAACCGAAGCAGTAGTAGCTAATCAACCAGAACCAGCTAGCCCAGCTCCAGCTATGGATCCAGGCATGATGGGCGGTATGATGTAG
- the groES gene encoding co-chaperone GroES: MLKPLGDRVVLKVEEKEQKVGGFVIAGNGQAATKTAEVVAVGQGIRTLNGELVALSVKEGDKVLVENHAGVEVKDGDETYLLVSEANILAVVE; this comes from the coding sequence ATGTTAAAACCATTAGGAGACCGTGTGGTCTTGAAAGTAGAAGAAAAAGAGCAGAAAGTTGGCGGATTTGTCATTGCGGGCAACGGCCAAGCAGCGACTAAGACAGCTGAAGTTGTAGCAGTCGGTCAAGGTATTCGTACTTTGAACGGTGAGCTGGTAGCCCTGAGTGTCAAGGAAGGGGACAAGGTTCTCGTAGAAAATCACGCAGGCGTGGAAGTCAAGGACGGAGATGAAACTTATCTCTTAGTCAGTGAAGCCAATATTCTAGCAGTTGTCGAGTAA
- a CDS encoding PTS system mannose/fructose/sorbose family transporter subunit IID: MRRISKMAERKKITKKTLAKSFHHWYYGHLTCFSQEHMQTFGYLTSMLPIVEELYKDKAEQKEAMQTYTAFFNTEPQLGALVVGITAGLEEARANGDAVDGETINGMRAGLMGPIAGIGDSLVVGTLIPVLLGIALGLSKGGNPIGALFYILVWNVLIYGGMRFAYFKGYELGDKAVEFLVGPKGQALRKAISVIGGMVIGAVAATWVSVTTSLELKNADGEAFLKLQEKIDGVYPGLLTAGFITLCWWLMAKKKVSPNLVMLLLVVIALIGVALGIFDPQLKY; the protein is encoded by the coding sequence ATGAGGAGGATATCTAAGATGGCTGAAAGAAAGAAAATAACTAAAAAGACTTTAGCGAAATCATTCCACCATTGGTACTATGGTCATTTGACTTGCTTCTCTCAAGAGCACATGCAGACTTTCGGCTACTTGACCTCTATGCTGCCAATCGTGGAAGAACTCTACAAAGACAAGGCAGAGCAGAAAGAAGCTATGCAGACCTATACGGCTTTCTTCAACACGGAACCTCAGCTCGGAGCTTTGGTAGTGGGGATTACAGCTGGTTTGGAAGAAGCGCGTGCCAATGGTGACGCTGTTGATGGAGAAACTATCAATGGTATGCGTGCCGGTCTTATGGGCCCTATCGCAGGTATCGGTGACTCTTTGGTGGTTGGAACTTTGATTCCGGTTCTGCTGGGGATTGCCCTTGGCCTCTCAAAAGGTGGAAATCCTATCGGGGCTCTCTTCTACATCCTTGTTTGGAATGTTCTCATCTATGGCGGTATGCGCTTTGCCTACTTCAAAGGCTATGAATTAGGGGACAAGGCGGTAGAATTCCTTGTAGGACCTAAAGGACAGGCCCTTCGTAAGGCAATCAGTGTCATTGGTGGTATGGTTATCGGGGCAGTTGCTGCAACTTGGGTATCTGTAACGACTTCATTAGAGCTGAAAAATGCTGATGGCGAAGCCTTCCTGAAGCTGCAAGAAAAAATTGACGGTGTTTATCCAGGTCTCTTAACAGCTGGCTTTATCACTCTTTGCTGGTGGCTGATGGCCAAGAAAAAAGTATCACCAAACCTCGTTATGCTCCTCTTGGTTGTCATTGCTTTGATTGGTGTAGCGCTTGGCATCTTTGACCCTCAACTGAAATACTAA
- a CDS encoding PTS mannose/fructose/sorbose/N-acetylgalactosamine transporter subunit IIC has translation MTISWLQAALLGLFASLASMPGMGGSSIGNYTLGRPLVGGLISGLILGDLKTGIMVGVALQVLYIALVTPGGTVSADVRAISYIGIPLAILFVHSKGITSESAIAAAAAPIGAAVGTIGTVLFYGTATTNLLWQHIGWKAVEKGEFKKLYAVDWVYPWISHFVFSFLPTMIITKFGPNMVELMKTHLPMDGFIMKSLFTVGALLPCVGIAILLKQIVTKAADFIPFFVGFTLAKSLGLNLVASAVVSLIFAVIYYELEVIKSARVTAPAGGADFDDDEEDI, from the coding sequence ATGACAATTTCTTGGCTGCAAGCCGCTTTGCTGGGTCTATTTGCTAGTTTAGCTTCTATGCCTGGTATGGGTGGTTCTAGTATTGGTAACTACACTCTGGGACGTCCTCTGGTCGGAGGTTTGATTAGCGGGTTGATTCTTGGAGATTTAAAAACAGGTATTATGGTTGGGGTAGCCCTTCAGGTCCTCTATATCGCTCTGGTAACACCAGGTGGAACAGTTTCCGCTGACGTGCGGGCGATCTCTTACATTGGGATTCCTCTCGCAATCTTGTTTGTTCACTCTAAAGGAATCACGTCTGAATCTGCTATCGCTGCAGCAGCTGCACCAATCGGAGCAGCAGTTGGTACTATCGGTACAGTTCTCTTCTATGGAACAGCCACTACAAACTTGCTTTGGCAGCACATTGGCTGGAAAGCTGTTGAAAAAGGCGAATTCAAAAAGCTTTACGCTGTTGACTGGGTCTATCCTTGGATTTCCCACTTTGTCTTCTCTTTCCTTCCAACTATGATTATCACGAAGTTTGGTCCGAATATGGTTGAACTGATGAAGACCCACCTGCCAATGGATGGCTTCATCATGAAATCACTCTTTACAGTTGGAGCTCTTCTCCCATGTGTTGGTATTGCCATTCTTTTGAAACAAATCGTTACCAAGGCTGCTGACTTTATCCCATTCTTTGTGGGCTTCACCTTGGCTAAGTCACTTGGTCTTAATTTGGTTGCCAGTGCAGTTGTTTCATTGATTTTTGCAGTAATTTACTATGAATTGGAAGTAATCAAATCAGCTCGTGTGACCGCGCCAGCTGGTGGGGCTGACTTTGATGACGATGAGGAGGATATCTAA
- a CDS encoding PTS system mannose/fructose/N-acetylgalactosamine-transporter subunit IIB: MTVSFVRIDDRMIHGQTVTRWAKEYPCDGLIAVNNAAAGNKVLIQAYKGASDKKTFVWTKEAFKEKSGKVTESDSRYFLITKNPVDMKEILVDQGFVPGDVKEIIVGPANDRPGAVKLGNNQSITQEEAEAIEAIEKAGYKVKFQLLPDVSIGYWSDFKSKFGF, from the coding sequence ATGACAGTATCATTTGTACGGATTGACGACCGCATGATCCACGGTCAAACAGTCACTCGCTGGGCTAAGGAATACCCATGTGATGGCTTGATTGCAGTTAATAATGCAGCAGCAGGAAACAAGGTTTTGATTCAGGCCTACAAGGGAGCTTCTGACAAGAAGACTTTTGTTTGGACCAAGGAAGCCTTCAAGGAAAAATCAGGCAAGGTCACCGAGTCAGACAGTCGCTATTTCCTCATTACGAAAAATCCTGTGGATATGAAGGAAATCCTAGTGGACCAAGGATTTGTACCTGGGGATGTTAAGGAAATCATCGTCGGTCCTGCTAATGACCGTCCGGGAGCTGTTAAGCTGGGCAACAACCAGTCCATCACACAAGAAGAAGCAGAAGCGATTGAGGCAATCGAAAAAGCTGGCTACAAAGTCAAATTCCAGCTCTTACCAGATGTTTCCATCGGTTACTGGAGCGATTTCAAGTCTAAATTTGGTTTTTAA
- a CDS encoding PTS sugar transporter subunit IIA — protein MKYLVLVSHGGLAAGVQSSLKMFAGDKTDQVIAVGLQEGKSVDDFAVDFTQALAGLSADDSVLVLADIVGGSPLTTAASVLADMGKLDSAVILGGLNLTMGLTGLVMKDILDGKELAQAILSEATAALQEFEVVSDAADEDEDDI, from the coding sequence ATGAAATACCTTGTACTGGTCAGCCATGGGGGACTGGCTGCAGGCGTGCAGAGTTCCTTGAAGATGTTTGCCGGAGACAAGACAGATCAGGTGATTGCGGTCGGTCTTCAGGAAGGCAAGTCAGTTGATGATTTTGCAGTTGATTTTACTCAGGCCTTGGCTGGCTTAAGCGCTGATGACAGTGTCTTAGTTCTGGCTGATATTGTAGGAGGCAGTCCTCTGACGACAGCAGCTAGCGTCTTAGCTGACATGGGTAAGCTCGACTCAGCAGTTATCTTGGGTGGCTTAAACTTGACCATGGGACTGACTGGCTTAGTTATGAAAGACATCTTAGACGGAAAAGAACTGGCTCAGGCTATCCTTTCCGAGGCCACAGCTGCTCTGCAGGAATTTGAAGTCGTAAGCGATGCAGCTGACGAAGATGAAGACGACATTTAG